One part of the Chryseobacterium sp. 7 genome encodes these proteins:
- a CDS encoding MFS transporter encodes MKTTNNKWLELIIVLAAPLLSVIDVFIINIAIPTIKKGIHANDGEMQFVIAGYLLGYAAFLITGGRAGDHFGRKKVFFWGMLAFTVASCLCGLSQSALQLNVTRFFQGLSASFMVPQTIAFIQVLFTDTKERAKAFGLYGITLGTAAAIGQVLGGYLSDTHWVIEGWRLVFFINLPIGIITLWATHKYVTETPKHENTKFDYTGIIILTFALFSLIYPLIQGRESGWPLWSFALLILSFILFGIFIYNQKNKLSKNGNPLIDVRLFKIKDFNIGLTAVLFHFMLHTAYLLLSAVYLQNGLGISALDSGLYFIAPGILFVVSSVMASRLIVKYGKRVLQVGVVILFIAFYLQMTLWKPGISTGLVIGLMAVWGFGNGLVLPSLLNVALKNVPPQYAGGAAGIYSTFQQTASALGVSVIGGVFFYFSKESWQTAYHFGIICVLICLAIVGLMLQILPASEPVKENNQKVIKA; translated from the coding sequence ATGAAAACTACCAATAATAAATGGCTGGAACTGATTATTGTTTTGGCTGCCCCTTTACTTTCTGTGATTGATGTATTTATTATCAATATAGCCATTCCTACTATTAAAAAAGGAATTCATGCTAACGATGGCGAAATGCAGTTTGTTATTGCCGGATATCTTTTGGGTTATGCCGCATTTCTGATTACCGGAGGAAGGGCAGGAGATCATTTTGGCAGGAAAAAAGTGTTCTTCTGGGGAATGCTGGCTTTTACAGTGGCGTCCTGTTTATGCGGATTGTCACAATCAGCATTACAATTGAATGTCACACGTTTTTTTCAGGGATTAAGTGCTTCATTTATGGTTCCGCAGACTATTGCATTCATTCAGGTGCTTTTTACAGATACAAAAGAACGGGCAAAAGCCTTTGGACTCTATGGAATTACACTGGGAACGGCTGCCGCAATTGGCCAGGTGCTCGGAGGATATTTATCAGACACCCATTGGGTGATAGAAGGCTGGAGGCTGGTTTTCTTTATTAATCTTCCCATAGGAATTATTACTCTTTGGGCAACCCATAAATATGTCACTGAAACCCCCAAACATGAAAATACAAAATTTGATTACACAGGAATTATAATTCTAACGTTTGCGCTTTTTTCCCTTATTTACCCGCTGATTCAGGGAAGGGAATCCGGATGGCCTTTGTGGAGTTTCGCACTTTTGATTCTGTCCTTTATTCTGTTTGGTATTTTTATCTATAACCAAAAAAATAAGTTGAGTAAAAACGGTAACCCTTTAATAGATGTCAGGTTATTCAAAATAAAAGACTTCAATATCGGGCTCACAGCAGTTTTGTTTCACTTTATGCTTCATACCGCCTATTTATTACTAAGTGCTGTGTATCTTCAGAACGGGCTTGGAATTTCAGCGTTGGATTCCGGATTATATTTTATTGCACCGGGAATTCTGTTTGTCGTTTCGTCTGTAATGGCATCACGTCTGATCGTAAAATACGGGAAGAGAGTATTGCAGGTAGGAGTAGTAATTCTTTTCATCGCATTTTATCTCCAGATGACGCTTTGGAAACCTGGAATCAGTACCGGATTGGTAATAGGGTTGATGGCAGTATGGGGGTTCGGAAATGGTCTTGTTCTTCCTTCATTACTGAATGTTGCCCTTAAAAATGTTCCGCCACAATATGCAGGAGGTGCGGCAGGAATATATTCTACCTTTCAGCAGACCGCTTCAGCATTAGGTGTAAGCGTGATTGGCGGAGTATTTTTCTATTTTTCGAAGGAAAGCTGGCAGACGGCCTATCACTTTGGAATTATTTGTGTACTCATCTGTCTGGCAATAGTAGGGCTGATGCTGCAAATATTACCCGCTTCTGAGCCCGTAAAAGAAAATAATCAAAAAGTTATAAAAGCATGA
- a CDS encoding TetR/AcrR family transcriptional regulator: MKQRGQVVIDKILDTAEKLFYEQGYSNTGINQIISESDIAKASLYKHFETKTDLLIAYIQRMHQLWFSRLEASLNAVHDPKEKLLAIFDHHTQRQEIRQYGGCPFVKANDEAGTSDPRVLAEIQKTKIHSKEFIKMLVKNSDHKKILSDEELAETIYVMLEGSIVTASVFKKPDEIQSAKKIIQKLI; encoded by the coding sequence ATGAAACAGAGAGGTCAGGTTGTTATTGACAAAATTTTAGATACCGCAGAAAAATTATTCTACGAACAGGGGTATAGTAATACCGGAATTAATCAGATTATCAGCGAATCTGATATTGCAAAAGCTTCATTATACAAGCATTTTGAAACAAAAACAGACTTACTGATTGCCTATATTCAGCGTATGCATCAACTTTGGTTCAGCAGATTGGAAGCCAGTCTAAATGCAGTTCATGATCCAAAAGAAAAGCTATTAGCCATTTTTGATCATCATACTCAAAGGCAGGAAATCAGACAGTATGGTGGCTGCCCGTTTGTTAAAGCCAATGATGAAGCCGGAACAAGTGACCCGAGGGTTTTGGCAGAAATTCAGAAAACTAAAATTCACAGTAAAGAATTTATAAAAATGCTTGTTAAAAATTCAGACCATAAAAAGATCCTCTCAGACGAAGAATTGGCTGAAACAATTTATGTAATGCTGGAAGGTTCTATCGTTACAGCATCGGTTTTTAAAAAGCCGGACGAGATACAGTCTGCAAAGAAAATTATTCAAAAACTGATTTAA